One window from the genome of Pedococcus badiiscoriae encodes:
- a CDS encoding aminotransferase class I/II-fold pyridoxal phosphate-dependent enzyme, which produces MTEQTTTARTPLAERSAPELEAFAAEQERAYAALKGRGLALDLTRGKPAAAQLDLAAGLLELPHGVKDASGVDTRNYGGLEGIKELREMFAELLWVEPEQVVAGGSSSLTMMRDVLVDLWLHGAVDSERPWSQEEKVTFICPVPGYDRHFTLLEWFGIEMVTVPMNDDGPDVEAVAELAGRDASVKGMWLVPTYANPTGSVVTQEIAARLAAMETAAPDFKILWDNAYAFHHLTEDEAKSADILSLAAAAGHPHRPIMFASTSKITFAGAGVGFLAASVENVRWYTGHLGKGSIGPDKVNQLRHAQFFGSPQGVRDHMAKHRLVIAPKFAEVERILTERLSGLGVATWTRPRGGYFVSLDVLDGTAARVVQLAKEAGIALTPAGASFPHGDDPRDRNIRLAPTFPPLEQVSEAMEAVATCVLLATSEKLLATT; this is translated from the coding sequence GTGACCGAGCAGACGACCACCGCCCGCACTCCCCTCGCCGAGCGCTCCGCCCCGGAGCTCGAGGCCTTCGCCGCCGAGCAGGAGCGGGCGTATGCCGCGCTCAAGGGTCGGGGCCTGGCGCTCGACCTCACCCGCGGCAAGCCGGCGGCAGCCCAGCTCGACCTCGCTGCGGGCCTGCTCGAGCTGCCCCACGGCGTCAAGGACGCCAGCGGGGTCGACACCCGCAACTACGGCGGCCTCGAGGGGATCAAGGAGCTGCGCGAGATGTTCGCGGAGCTGCTCTGGGTCGAGCCGGAGCAGGTCGTGGCCGGTGGCAGCTCGAGCCTGACGATGATGCGCGACGTGCTGGTCGACCTGTGGCTGCACGGCGCGGTCGACAGCGAGCGCCCGTGGAGCCAGGAGGAGAAGGTCACCTTCATCTGCCCCGTTCCGGGCTACGACCGGCACTTCACCCTGCTCGAGTGGTTCGGCATCGAGATGGTGACCGTGCCGATGAACGACGACGGCCCCGACGTCGAGGCGGTGGCCGAGCTGGCCGGCCGGGACGCGAGCGTCAAGGGCATGTGGCTGGTCCCGACCTATGCCAACCCCACCGGGTCGGTCGTCACCCAGGAGATCGCCGCGCGGCTCGCAGCGATGGAGACCGCGGCGCCCGACTTCAAGATCCTGTGGGACAACGCCTACGCGTTCCACCACCTCACCGAGGACGAGGCCAAGAGTGCCGACATCCTCAGCCTCGCGGCCGCCGCGGGGCACCCGCACCGGCCGATCATGTTCGCCTCGACCTCCAAGATCACCTTCGCGGGTGCGGGCGTGGGCTTCCTCGCGGCCTCGGTGGAGAACGTCCGGTGGTACACGGGCCACCTGGGCAAGGGGTCCATCGGCCCGGACAAGGTCAACCAGCTGCGCCACGCCCAGTTCTTCGGCTCCCCCCAGGGGGTGCGGGACCACATGGCCAAGCACCGCCTGGTCATCGCCCCGAAGTTTGCCGAGGTCGAGCGCATCCTCACCGAACGGCTCTCCGGCCTCGGCGTGGCCACCTGGACGAGGCCTCGGGGCGGCTACTTCGTCAGCCTCGACGTCCTGGACGGCACCGCGGCGCGCGTCGTGCAGCTGGCGAAGGAGGCCGGGATCGCGCTGACGCCTGCCGGGGCGTCCTTCCCGCACGGCGACGACCCGCGCGACCGCAACATCCGCCTCGCCCCCACCTTCCCCCCACTGGAGCAGGTGAGCGAGGCGATGGAGGCCGTGGCCACCTGCGTCCTGCTGGCGACCAGCGAGAAGCTGCTCGCCACCACCTGA
- a CDS encoding UDP-N-acetylmuramate dehydrogenase, whose protein sequence is MHDEHDVPLASLTTMRVGGPAARLVTAQTIDEVVDAVREVDDADEPLLVIGGGSNLVVADAGFGGSVVRLATDGVTVESADLCGGVMVRVAAGLVWDDFVARAVAEGWSGVEALSGIPGSSGATPVQNVGAYGQEVAQTIASVRVWDRAQQQVRTLAAADCAFTYRHSAFKATSRYVVLDVLFQLVPSELSQPVGYADLARQLDVSPGERVPLADAREAVLAQRRLRGMVLDADDHDTWSCGSFFTNPVLSQRRFAALESRARTRLGPDASTPPRFADPDGNIKTSAAWLIDRAGFAKGFALPGSRAALSTKHTLAITNRGDATASEVAELARHLQQGVHDAFGVTLVNEPVFIGHEL, encoded by the coding sequence ATGCACGACGAGCACGACGTCCCCCTGGCGTCGCTGACGACCATGCGGGTCGGCGGCCCTGCTGCCCGGCTCGTCACCGCGCAGACCATCGACGAGGTGGTCGACGCCGTCCGCGAGGTCGACGACGCCGACGAACCGCTGCTGGTGATCGGCGGCGGCTCCAACCTGGTCGTCGCCGACGCCGGTTTCGGCGGCAGCGTGGTCCGGCTGGCCACCGACGGGGTCACCGTCGAGTCCGCCGACCTGTGCGGCGGGGTGATGGTGCGCGTCGCGGCCGGCCTCGTGTGGGACGACTTCGTCGCACGCGCCGTGGCCGAGGGCTGGTCGGGCGTGGAGGCCCTCTCGGGGATCCCCGGGTCGAGCGGTGCCACGCCTGTCCAGAACGTCGGCGCCTACGGACAGGAGGTGGCGCAGACCATCGCCTCGGTCCGCGTGTGGGACCGCGCGCAGCAACAGGTCCGGACCCTCGCGGCGGCCGACTGCGCCTTCACCTACCGCCACTCCGCCTTCAAGGCCACGTCGCGGTACGTCGTGCTCGACGTGCTCTTCCAGCTCGTCCCCAGCGAGCTCAGCCAGCCCGTCGGGTATGCCGACCTGGCCCGTCAGCTGGACGTCTCACCGGGGGAGCGCGTCCCGCTGGCGGACGCGCGCGAGGCCGTCCTGGCGCAACGGCGCCTGCGGGGGATGGTCCTGGACGCGGACGACCACGACACCTGGTCCTGCGGCTCCTTCTTCACCAACCCCGTCCTGTCGCAGCGGCGGTTCGCGGCCCTGGAGTCCCGGGCGCGGACCCGGCTCGGCCCGGATGCCTCGACCCCGCCGAGGTTCGCCGACCCGGACGGCAACATCAAGACGAGCGCAGCCTGGCTGATCGACAGGGCCGGGTTCGCGAAGGGCTTCGCCTTGCCCGGCAGCCGGGCCGCCCTGTCGACCAAGCACACCCTGGCCATCACCAACCGTGGTGACGCCACGGCATCCGAGGTCGCCGAGCTCGCGCGGCACCTCCAGCAGGGCGTTCATGACGCGTTCGGCGTCACCCTCGTCAACGAGCCGGTCTTCATCGGTCACGAGCTGTAG
- a CDS encoding acyl-CoA dehydrogenase family protein — protein sequence MTAPALDPMDLAGIDDLLSDEEKAIRATVRAFLDKRVEPFVADWFERGEIDDVRGLTKELGSLGLLGMHLEGYGCAGMSAVDYGLACLELEATDSGVRSLVSVQGSLAMYAIHRWGSEEHRRQWLPRMAAGEAIGCFGLTEPDHGSDPGSMRTRARRDGDDWVLDGSKMWITNGSLADVAVVWAQVDEAGTRGGDDRSVVRGFVVPTDTPGFSAPEIKHKLSLRASVTSELVLEGVRLPGDAVFPEVRGLKGPLACLSEARYGIVWGSLGAARSSLDTARRYSMERHQFGRPLAGFQLTQQKLADMALELVKGQLLALHLGRRKDAGTLRPEQVSLGKLNNIREALDICRTSRTILGANGISLEYPVIRHMNNLESVLTYEGTVEMHTLVVGQAMTGQQAFR from the coding sequence ATGACTGCGCCCGCGCTCGACCCGATGGACCTCGCAGGGATCGACGACCTGCTCTCCGACGAGGAGAAGGCGATCCGCGCCACCGTGCGCGCCTTCCTCGACAAGCGCGTCGAGCCGTTCGTCGCCGACTGGTTCGAGCGCGGCGAGATCGACGACGTCCGCGGCCTGACCAAGGAGCTCGGCTCGCTCGGGCTGCTCGGGATGCACCTCGAGGGGTACGGCTGCGCCGGGATGAGCGCCGTCGACTACGGCCTGGCCTGCCTCGAGCTGGAGGCCACCGACTCCGGCGTCCGGAGCCTGGTCTCGGTCCAGGGGTCGCTGGCCATGTACGCGATCCACCGCTGGGGCAGCGAGGAGCACCGACGGCAGTGGCTGCCGCGGATGGCCGCCGGCGAGGCGATCGGCTGCTTCGGCCTGACCGAGCCTGACCACGGCTCCGACCCCGGGTCGATGCGCACCCGCGCCCGTCGCGACGGCGACGACTGGGTGCTCGACGGCTCGAAGATGTGGATCACCAACGGCTCACTCGCCGACGTCGCCGTGGTCTGGGCGCAGGTTGACGAGGCCGGGACCCGGGGTGGGGACGACCGCAGCGTCGTCAGGGGGTTCGTCGTCCCGACCGACACCCCCGGCTTCTCCGCTCCGGAGATCAAGCACAAGCTGTCGCTGCGCGCCTCCGTGACCAGCGAACTCGTCCTCGAGGGCGTCCGGCTGCCGGGCGACGCCGTCTTCCCCGAGGTCCGCGGCCTCAAGGGCCCCCTGGCCTGCCTCAGTGAGGCGCGCTACGGCATCGTCTGGGGATCGCTCGGGGCGGCCCGGTCCAGCCTCGACACCGCCCGTCGGTACTCGATGGAGCGCCACCAGTTCGGGCGCCCGCTGGCCGGGTTCCAGCTCACCCAGCAGAAGCTCGCCGACATGGCCCTCGAGCTCGTCAAGGGCCAGCTGCTGGCCCTGCACCTCGGCCGTCGCAAGGACGCCGGAACCCTGCGTCCCGAACAGGTCAGCCTCGGCAAGCTGAACAACATCCGCGAGGCCCTGGACATCTGCCGGACCTCGCGAACCATCCTGGGCGCCAACGGGATCAGCCTGGAGTACCCGGTCATCCGGCACATGAACAACCTGGAGTCGGTGCTCACCTACGAGGGCACCGTGGAGATGCACACGCTCGTCGTCGGGCAGGCGATGACCGGCCAGCAGGCCTTCCGCTAG
- the aroQ gene encoding type II 3-dehydroquinate dehydratase yields the protein MSQQTVVVLNGPNLNLLGEREPEIYGSDTLADIEALCRKAASLAGLDVDFRQSNHEGALIDAVHEVRKSAVGIVINAGAYTHTSIALRDALAALSIPVFEVHLSNVHRREEFRHHSYLSAVSDGVISGCGPSGYAYAIARISELIDDRH from the coding sequence ATGAGCCAGCAGACCGTCGTCGTCCTGAACGGACCGAACCTCAACCTGCTGGGCGAGCGCGAGCCAGAGATCTACGGATCCGACACCCTCGCCGATATCGAGGCGCTGTGCCGCAAGGCAGCGAGCCTGGCAGGGCTGGACGTCGACTTCCGCCAGAGCAACCACGAGGGCGCGCTGATCGACGCCGTCCACGAGGTCCGCAAGAGCGCGGTCGGCATCGTCATCAACGCCGGCGCCTACACGCACACGTCGATCGCGCTGCGGGACGCGCTCGCGGCCCTGAGCATCCCGGTCTTCGAGGTGCACCTCAGCAACGTGCACCGGCGCGAGGAGTTCCGGCACCACTCCTACCTGTCCGCCGTCTCGGACGGGGTCATCAGCGGTTGCGGCCCCAGCGGCTACGCCTACGCGATCGCCCGGATCTCCGAGCTCATCGACGACCGGCACTGA
- a CDS encoding SRPBCC domain-containing protein, producing MELSHSFTVPATVDRAWATFMDLPLVGGCFPGATVTAVTDEGFAGTVKVKLGPISLVYSGTGAFVEKDDGAHRAVIEAKGKDKRGNGTAGATVTIQLTDVGDGSTRADVQTNLAVTGKPAQFGRGVMQDVSDKLLGQFVSCIEGKIGETPSPEALSTEAPSTEAPLSEAPSREPNLSEAPLTVAPEPAPEPAPAQPRHPGGTRPAPDDALDLGGTVLPVLVKTYGKQVLLGVVVVVAVIVIWRALS from the coding sequence GTGGAGCTGAGCCACAGCTTCACCGTGCCGGCGACGGTCGACCGCGCCTGGGCGACCTTCATGGACCTCCCGCTGGTGGGTGGCTGCTTCCCCGGCGCCACGGTCACGGCCGTGACCGACGAGGGCTTCGCGGGCACGGTGAAGGTGAAGCTGGGTCCCATCTCGTTGGTCTACTCCGGCACGGGCGCCTTCGTGGAGAAGGACGACGGCGCCCACCGGGCGGTGATCGAGGCCAAGGGCAAGGACAAGCGCGGCAACGGCACCGCGGGCGCGACCGTGACCATCCAGCTCACCGACGTCGGCGACGGCTCGACCCGCGCCGACGTGCAGACCAACCTCGCCGTCACCGGCAAGCCGGCCCAGTTCGGCCGGGGCGTCATGCAGGACGTGTCGGACAAGCTGCTGGGGCAGTTCGTCAGCTGCATCGAGGGCAAGATCGGCGAGACACCCTCGCCCGAGGCGCTCTCGACAGAGGCCCCCTCGACGGAGGCCCCCTTGAGCGAGGCCCCCTCGAGAGAGCCCAACTTGAGCGAGGCGCCTTTGACGGTGGCTCCCGAGCCGGCACCCGAGCCGGCTCCGGCGCAGCCACGTCACCCGGGTGGCACCAGGCCTGCGCCGGACGACGCGCTCGACCTCGGTGGCACCGTCCTCCCGGTGCTGGTGAAGACCTACGGGAAGCAGGTGCTCCTCGGCGTCGTCGTCGTGGTGGCCGTGATCGTGATCTGGCGGGCACTGAGCTGA
- a CDS encoding DUF5709 domain-containing protein: protein MSDQPGTESFEDDLGSVSLDDGVDAGSGQDQLLDSSEGDNEPSSPPDLQPRATEWGTTAFEQGQEETIEQRIRQEVPDPDSAYGAPDNEGGLDPEVRVGGSDPDAIAAEDDFLGDDGVGAAGVGQLTDPDEGDRPDVDSELLGYESAPSGDPLSPEEAAMHVVED from the coding sequence ATGAGCGATCAACCGGGCACGGAGAGCTTCGAGGACGACCTGGGCAGCGTCAGCCTCGACGACGGGGTGGACGCGGGCAGTGGGCAGGACCAGCTGCTCGACTCGAGCGAGGGCGACAACGAACCGTCGTCACCACCGGACCTGCAGCCGCGCGCCACCGAGTGGGGCACGACGGCGTTCGAGCAGGGCCAGGAGGAGACCATCGAACAGCGCATCAGGCAGGAGGTCCCCGACCCGGACTCGGCCTACGGTGCCCCCGACAACGAGGGCGGCCTGGACCCGGAGGTCCGCGTGGGCGGTTCGGACCCGGACGCGATCGCGGCGGAGGACGACTTCCTGGGCGACGACGGAGTCGGGGCCGCGGGGGTCGGCCAGCTCACCGACCCTGACGAGGGCGACCGGCCGGACGTGGACAGCGAGCTCCTCGGCTACGAGTCCGCTCCCAGCGGCGACCCGCTGAGCCCGGAAGAGGCAGCCATGCACGTCGTGGAGGACTAG
- a CDS encoding MaoC family dehydratase, protein MGARTLAEAAVGDTIGPRTLTVTREALVAYAAASGDQNPIHQDEAFARSVGLPDVIAHGMWTMGAVGSVVEEWAGDGGRVIEFGTRFTKPVVVPSSGGEVEVSGVVKTVDEDTRRASVELTATSEGVKVLGRCIAVVQLD, encoded by the coding sequence ATGGGCGCGCGCACCCTGGCCGAGGCAGCCGTCGGCGACACCATCGGACCGCGGACCCTCACGGTCACCCGAGAGGCCCTGGTCGCCTACGCCGCCGCCTCGGGCGACCAGAACCCGATCCACCAGGACGAGGCCTTCGCCCGCTCCGTGGGTCTGCCCGACGTCATCGCCCACGGCATGTGGACCATGGGGGCCGTCGGCTCCGTCGTCGAGGAGTGGGCCGGTGACGGTGGCCGGGTCATCGAGTTCGGCACCCGGTTCACCAAGCCCGTCGTCGTCCCGTCCAGCGGTGGCGAGGTCGAGGTGAGCGGGGTCGTGAAGACCGTCGACGAGGACACTCGCCGGGCCTCCGTCGAGCTGACCGCCACGAGCGAGGGCGTCAAGGTGCTCGGCCGGTGCATCGCCGTCGTCCAGCTCGACTGA
- a CDS encoding adenosine deaminase produces the protein MRLVTALPKAHLHLHFTGSMRVGTVRDLAQKYGSRLPEALTTGYPPVLSGRDERGWFRFQRLYDAARGCVRDESDLRRIVREAAQDDAAEGSRWLELQVDPTSYAPSVGGISPALEIVLDEAAAVSREEPTQVAVVVAASRVRHPLDARTLARLAARHAGEGSGTVVGFGISNDERRGQTSDFAPAFEIARRAGLALVPHAGELLGPAAVEETLEAIRPDRIGHGVRSVEDPRVLELVAESGVALEVCPRSNLALGVYDSPQQVPLRTILEHGIPVALGADDPLLFGSRLADQYELARTALGFSDDELAELARGSVTASRAPAELQKAALEDIDAWLATPTARDR, from the coding sequence ATGCGTCTGGTGACCGCCCTCCCGAAGGCGCACCTGCACCTGCACTTCACCGGCTCGATGCGCGTGGGGACCGTACGGGACCTGGCGCAGAAGTACGGCAGCCGCCTCCCCGAAGCCCTGACGACGGGCTACCCGCCGGTGCTCAGCGGTCGCGACGAGCGGGGCTGGTTCCGGTTCCAGCGACTGTACGACGCGGCTCGGGGCTGCGTGCGCGACGAGTCCGACCTGCGCCGAATCGTGCGCGAGGCGGCCCAGGACGACGCGGCCGAGGGGTCCCGCTGGCTGGAGCTCCAGGTCGACCCGACCTCCTACGCCCCGTCCGTCGGTGGCATCTCGCCCGCACTGGAGATCGTCCTGGACGAGGCAGCGGCCGTCTCCCGCGAGGAGCCGACCCAGGTGGCGGTCGTGGTGGCAGCCAGTCGGGTGCGCCACCCCCTGGACGCGAGGACCCTCGCCAGGCTCGCCGCGCGCCACGCGGGCGAAGGATCGGGCACCGTCGTCGGGTTCGGGATCAGCAACGACGAGCGTCGCGGGCAGACGTCGGACTTCGCGCCCGCCTTCGAGATCGCGCGACGCGCCGGGCTCGCCCTCGTGCCGCACGCGGGCGAGCTCCTCGGCCCGGCGGCGGTCGAGGAGACGCTCGAGGCCATCCGCCCTGACCGGATCGGCCACGGCGTCCGCAGCGTGGAGGACCCCCGGGTGCTCGAGCTGGTGGCCGAGTCCGGCGTCGCCCTGGAGGTCTGTCCCCGGAGCAACCTCGCGCTCGGGGTCTACGACAGCCCGCAGCAGGTGCCGTTGCGCACGATCCTGGAGCACGGCATACCGGTGGCCCTGGGGGCGGACGACCCGCTGCTGTTCGGTTCGCGGCTCGCCGACCAGTACGAGCTGGCGCGCACCGCTCTCGGCTTCTCCGACGATGAGCTCGCGGAGCTGGCCCGGGGCTCGGTGACGGCGTCGCGGGCGCCCGCAGAGCTGCAGAAGGCAGCCCTGGAGGACATCGACGCCTGGCTCGCGACTCCTACAGCTCGTGACCGATGA
- a CDS encoding FAD binding domain-containing protein has protein sequence MIPASFDYVAPTSVAEALAALAEAGDDAKVLAGGQSLLPILRMRLNAPEKVIDLGRITELQGVREDGDHLVIGAMTTYADVLASDLVRQHAGLLTDAIAEVADPQIRHRGTVGGALVHADPAGDVGAPALALDTEFVITGSGGERTVAAGDFFQDLFETAVGEGELLTAIRIPKHTGWGHRYEKFVRVSHQWSIVAVAATVRVEGGTIAEARIGLTNMGSTPLRATAVERGLLGKAATDEAVRDACAAAADGTNPPSDLNGDSDYRRHLATVLTRRAVLAAAGG, from the coding sequence GTGATCCCCGCATCGTTCGACTACGTCGCACCCACCTCGGTGGCGGAGGCCCTGGCCGCCCTCGCCGAGGCCGGCGACGACGCCAAGGTGCTGGCCGGGGGCCAGAGCCTGCTGCCCATCCTGCGGATGCGCCTCAACGCCCCGGAGAAGGTCATCGACCTCGGCCGGATCACCGAGCTCCAGGGGGTCAGGGAGGACGGAGACCACCTCGTCATCGGTGCCATGACCACGTATGCCGATGTGCTGGCGAGCGACCTCGTGCGTCAGCACGCGGGGCTGCTCACCGACGCCATCGCCGAGGTGGCCGACCCGCAGATCCGCCACCGGGGGACCGTCGGGGGCGCCCTCGTCCACGCCGACCCGGCCGGTGACGTCGGCGCTCCAGCGCTCGCGCTCGACACCGAGTTCGTCATCACCGGCAGCGGTGGTGAGCGCACCGTGGCCGCCGGCGACTTCTTCCAGGACCTGTTCGAGACTGCCGTGGGAGAGGGCGAGCTGCTCACCGCCATCCGGATCCCCAAGCACACGGGGTGGGGCCACCGGTACGAGAAGTTCGTGCGCGTGTCGCACCAGTGGTCGATCGTGGCCGTCGCGGCGACGGTGCGGGTCGAGGGCGGAACCATCGCCGAGGCCCGGATCGGACTGACCAACATGGGCTCGACTCCCTTGCGAGCCACGGCTGTCGAGCGGGGACTGCTGGGCAAGGCCGCCACCGACGAGGCGGTCCGGGACGCGTGCGCGGCCGCCGCGGACGGCACCAACCCACCGTCGGACCTGAACGGAGACAGCGACTACCGCAGGCACCTCGCGACGGTGCTGACCCGCCGAGCAGTCCTTGCCGCGGCGGGAGGCTGA
- the rpmG gene encoding 50S ribosomal protein L33: protein MASKSTDVRPKITLACVDCKERNYITKKNRRNNPDRLEMKKFCPRDGKHTLHRETR from the coding sequence GTGGCCAGCAAGAGCACCGATGTCCGCCCCAAGATCACCTTGGCGTGCGTGGATTGCAAGGAGCGCAACTACATCACCAAGAAGAACCGTCGGAACAACCCCGACCGCTTGGAGATGAAGAAGTTCTGCCCCCGCGACGGCAAGCACACGCTGCACCGCGAGACCCGCTGA
- a CDS encoding FAS1-like dehydratase domain-containing protein — MAVNAEFAGRSYPPSGPYAVDAAMLAAFAAAVGSKDPVHTSPDAARAAGYRDVIAPPTFAVTLAQQCDRQLVEDPEAGIDFSRVVHGEQRFVHHRPITAGDAVLGTLTVDSVREAGGHAMVTTRTELATQDGEALCTSTSTIVIRGGE; from the coding sequence ATGGCCGTCAACGCAGAATTCGCAGGGCGCAGCTACCCGCCCAGTGGCCCGTATGCCGTGGACGCGGCGATGCTGGCCGCCTTCGCCGCCGCGGTGGGCTCCAAGGACCCGGTCCACACCTCGCCTGACGCTGCCCGCGCCGCCGGCTACCGCGACGTGATCGCCCCGCCCACCTTCGCGGTGACCCTGGCCCAGCAGTGCGACCGCCAGCTGGTCGAGGACCCCGAGGCGGGCATCGACTTCAGCCGGGTGGTCCACGGCGAGCAGCGGTTCGTCCACCACCGACCCATCACCGCGGGCGACGCCGTCCTCGGCACCCTGACGGTCGACTCGGTGCGCGAGGCCGGTGGCCACGCGATGGTCACCACCCGCACCGAGCTCGCAACGCAGGACGGCGAGGCGCTGTGCACCTCGACGTCGACCATCGTCATCCGGGGAGGGGAGTGA